The segment GTTTGGTAGAATTTGAAGCAGGTAAATGTTTTAGAGACTGTCCTCAGATCTTGTTGCATGCTGTACACACCTACTTCgttgctgcttttcttgcatACACTCCTGAGTATCCAGCTTGCTGAATAGttaaaaattggttttgtgTAACTGTATGAGAGCAAGAGAATCATTCATCATATGTGCAGTTAAACTTAGTCATAAGTTATGTGCCTAGGCAAAAAAATTTACGTTACAACAAAATTGAGCCAATTTGAATGACAGTTTAATTAAATGCTACTTCTTACCTTTTTCATGCACACTCCgcaaataaaaaaagcaagtaCTTGTAAATTATTCACTTAGCTGCCCTTGACAAAATGATAGcttaaaaaaattgctcttaTGATTGTTTTAGAATGCATCAGGCATATATACACTTttcagcagggagcaggacaAAGCATAGGAAAATGTCACAGTGCTTACAAATGAAAAGAGATCAGAGAAGTCAGCTGAAATTTAGAAACCTTTCAAGAAGTGCCTGTAAAGATCATTTATGAAGATTAAAAGAGAGACTTTctctttaaggaaaaacaaggaagagaaTCAGACAGGCATAGTGCGAGTACTGGTTTGCACCCTTCAACAGCAGCAAAGGAAGTAACTGGTATGAGTAAAACCCCTCCAGCTCCTGTGTAAATTAATGGGAACAAGGTGAAGTTGAATGTCAACATGGTCATCATCCAAAAGGTCAACAGTCTGTGTCCTTAGCTGGTGTCTGGTGACACAGTTGAACTGGCCTCCATGGAGCTGCCATGGTTTACACACATTAGGGATTTGGCCCTTCCTCAATATCACTGCGCTTGGATCAGAACCAGAAGAGATTATTTGTACAACGCAGCACAAAATTTTGGTTTGCAGCTATTTGCCTAATATCACATCCATTACAGTCTTTTTGAGGCTAGTGAAGAGCTGAGGAAGACATGCTCTTGTGTACTGTTAATGTGGGGCAGCACAGCTGTTAGCTGCCAGTGAAGGGGTTTGGATAGCAAGCCCTTGTAGAAATGTCacttttttatattatttaagTGTGAAGTAAGTTTGAATACAGGACAGTGATTTACAGGGGAGAAAAGGATTTGGAGTTGTTCCACCTTATTTCTGCACACACCAGATATATTGCCAAATACTCCCTCTTCTTTCACAGCATTACtaacacccccaaatccctaGGAATGTCTTATACAAAGAACATTTCTGAATATTATGACCAATGTAAAATAGATTACATTCATTATTAAGTCTGGGAAATCCATTCAGTTCACTGAAGATGATTGATTGCAGCAGCCATGGCTGTTATAAACAAAGTTCAGCTACAGACATGCTTTGTAAGTGTTTTTATGTGCTTCAGTCTGCTGCTAGTTTGCTTTCCCAGCACCTTGCAGGATGGGATCTGTTAGTGCACTGTTTATGTACACCTTATTTACGTGCTAAGCCTAAGTCTGATGACAGAAGTACAGaatggcaggaggtgggaatTTTTAGTTTGATGGCTGCAGTCTTTCAGGTCTACACTGAGCATGCACCATAATCCCAGACAGTAACTGATTTAGCAGCACTGCTATAGGAGTACATGAGATTACACACAGAAAATTGGTGCAGGAGTATTTCAGCTGGAGGACTGAACAAGCACAAAGTCTTTTCATAGTCCCTTCTcatgcttgtttttttctctttgattgTGTTTAGATGTATAAAATCATCATTTTGCAAACAGGGAGTTTTGACAGCAACAAGTCTGTAATTGAACGGCGTTATTCAGACTTTGAGAAACTGCACAGAAATCTGCTGGAGGAATTTAGTGAAGAAATGGAAGATGTGACCTTTCCCAAAAAAACTCTAACAGGGAActtcacagaagaaataatcaatgaaagaaaattagcCTTCAAGGACTACCTGAGACTCCTATATTCTATGAAATACATCAGAAGATCAAAAAAATTTATCGACTTCTTAACAAGGCCGGAGCTTCAGGAAGCATATGGTTGCCTGCGGGGTGGCCAGTACACCAAAGCTTTGGAAATCCTTTTAGAAGTCATTGGGCTGCAGGAAAGGCTGACGAGAGGGAACCCTGTCTCGGTTGTCCCTACTCTCTGTGCCATCGTGGTGTGCCACAAGGACCTGGAAAACCCAGCAAGTGCCTTTGAGTATGGAGAAAAAGCTCTGTCACGCCTTTGTGTGCATACCAGCCACAGGTATTATATTCCACTGTTAGAAACAATGATCACTCTGGCCTATGAACTTGGCAAGGATTTCCTGTCTTTGCAAGAAAAACTGGAAGAATGGAAGACGAAGAAAGATCCCATACGGATTTTTACCCTGAAAGAACTCGCAGTTCGGGAATACGTACAATGAACATAAGAAAGACGTAATGAAAGAGCAAACTTTTGAAAGAGTGAGAACTGGAAATTACCTGTTTGGCTTACATAACGTTGTATTAAtaggaaaaaagttaaatatctTCTATGTTCAAAAGAGACATTAACATCTATGTTGGAATATATTACAGCTACCCTACAGATGCCAGGAGTACCTGAGGAGCACCTTAAggtttttgaaggaaaattgcAACAATCATTTATGATTTGGTTATTTTGAACATAGCTTATTTTGTGTGAAAAgtcagaataaaacaaaatacctTTAATAAAGCACTTAAGAATCTGCAGAATCAGAGGCATTACTTGTTCATGTGGAAATCACTTcctttcaagaagaaaaagatcttCTCAGTAGACTCAGTCTAAAGGGGGCATCTTCAGACACTGAATGTAGTTTTTTACTCTTCCAGCTGGGGCCCAGTCATATGGCACCTTGCCATTTCTGAGGATGATGGGTTGGTCCTGTTCCCACTGAattcagctgctgtgggcaggaggaCCTGGGGGGAAGGTTTACAATCAACTTTGgtaggaggaaaaaatacaagtgATGATCATTCCATCAGAGGTGAGGGAATACAATTCATTTCCCTTTTGTAACTAACACAGTTTTGTGACTCTGCATTGAAGGCACattcttgtttgtttgcctgCCTCTGTAATTTCCCTCAACTCTAAGGTCTGTCCCATACACTTATTATAACAATCTGGTAAATTGGTAAATTAATTCTCATAAATATTGTAATTAGCATGTCATTATCTAACATGGCTCATTATTCTCTGCTGAACATAGTCCACTGAGTACTTTCAGGCCTGTATGCCTGTTACAGATACTACCTGCACCACAATGACATTTGTCTATAAATTAGGAATAACTGTATGAATTTACCTCCCAGAGACATGAAAAATTCAGCTAATTGGAAGTGCACTGAAGCTGAAAAACTTTGTTGTGCATTGTTATAAGAAAGCtgtcttgaaaaaaacccagaataatAGGACTGTCTAGGGTGGAAAGTTAATATTTTAAGCAGCTATTAACATCTAGGcattaaacacaaaatacatGGATTACTTGTTATTTgacaattattattttttctagtTATACCAGAAGTAATAGAATTAAGAGTAATTAATTAAGAGACTTAAGGACTAATCTTCCCACAACATAGCATACTGCAGGACAGTTAGAACGGATCAAAGCTAACACCTTCTTAGAGGATGCATGAATCAGTAacaaagcagtgaagaaaaaagcttttctgggGTCTGCATCACACCTAGGCAGTTTGAAGTTCAGGTAGAAAGGAAGCATGGCCTTCACACTGCCCTAACTCCACAACAGAATGGGatgaaaaaccaaaagaatacaaaaaaaatatttcctccctttttccccctcccctccttgagtgcagcatcccagctctcTTGGATTCTCCTCAGTTTCTATGGGGTGGCACATGAGTATCTACCTGCACCCACAGACCCTCACCTTGCAGCTGACCACAAGATTAGAGGGTCCATAAGTACACGTGTCTGGCAAGGACAATTAccaggaaagcagcacatcAGTAAGATTTTACTTAGCCTTTATTTGTGCTGATGTTACAACTTTCCATCTCTGAAGGACTAACTGATCTAAAGCTCACCAATTTCTGCTGGCGTGTTTTGAGGTGCAATTGGGCTAAGGGAAAAATTTACATAATTCAAAATTCACTAAAATAAACAGTGcgaaaaaccccacagttttgTTGGTGTAAGCCAAATCtcttttgagaatgtttttCCCTACAATGTACTAGCAGAATTTGCCTGCAAAATGATCCTAGAATAGGTCACTTTGTGCTGCATTGAGACTACCAGTCAAGCCTTTGACTTCAAAGGGTCAACCCTAATATTCATAAAAGGAGCTTGTGATTTCATTACTATTAGAatacagcaaaattaaaatctccCTAGCAATTCAACCTCCTCCAAGCAAATAATCTATACATTTCCTTCCTACAAATACAGAGACCTTTGGATTTATTAATCTCTGCAGAGATTACATCGAAAATCCTTGGAAAGAGAAAGCTAGGATGGTTATGGAACAAAAAGGGATCCACAGAGCCTGGATTTCACCTAGAGCTCTGCCATGGACTTGGTCTGAATTTAGCACAAGTAACTTAATCTCTGTGCCCCTATTTCCTCACACAGTACTTCCCCATTAAGTTTCCTCATTCAGTTTTTCAGTACTCATAGAAGAGAACAGCTGTGAAACTTGACCAAATAAGTTAACTCCAGCATTTAACTTGGAAATGTGCATGAGGATAGCAATTTTGATTTATACAAGCCTATTTCATTTCTCAAGGATATCTTGAACCAGAAGAGAATTTAGAGGTATTGAGTTGCCAAATCTGTGTGCTTATTGTGGATTGCATAGTTTCTTTACCAGTGCAGTCTTATTTTAGAATCAGGTGTTACTTCCCTTATAAACTACAGAAGTTACAAAATTATATTACATTGTACTGCAGTGGCACCATGCTGGCTGACCAGTCCCACAGACAATCAGCCAGTTCCGATTTTTTAGCTGTAGACTCTCAGAGAGTGGTTGGACCTGCCAAAAGAATTCTGCTTCCTTTTGCACGCATTTCAAGAGTCAACTTCCGCATATtcttttttacttaatttttacAGCAAAGTGAGTATTCAGAAGTTACATGTTAAACTAAAAGGTGATAGCATTCCTGCTCCCATACTGCCTCAACTGTCTTCCACTGGTAAGGACAGCCTGCAAGGACCAGGTTCCCTCTGCCTGTACGTGACTTTATCTTCCACAGTCAAAAATGCGTAGCCAGGTAAGACACATTTCCTGCAGGCAGTCAGACAAGATTAGCATCTTCCCCATTACCTTTGCAGCAACAGAGTAGTGTTACTGTATTGTCCTGGCTTTTCATAAGATGTGTAACAATGGAATGGGTGCTCTGCACCTGCAACTTCATCTTAGTTTTCCTCTGAATAATATTTTGAGAATGGTTCAAAAGGGAAATAGCTACCATTTTCATCCGCATCTACCTGTCTTGCTCATCTGTTGCCCTCCCTTACCTCCTGTTGAGAAGCCACTGGAGAAACAATGGCTGAAATCCTTGTGCAGTTTCCAAGGGGTTCAtgtgctgtccccagagcaCACATCCCACCCCTCCAGGTGCCAGGCCAGCAAAAGGAAACAGGACTGCATCAGTGGAACTATTTTGGAAGAAGGAAACTCTGGCACTGCCACATACGCAAAAGCACAGCATAAATTAACTAAGCACGTAGTTCCTGCTTCCCCACAGCCATTTTACTCCCACTCTTTGCTGCTGTACAATATTTGAGTGTTAAAACCAGTTTTATAAACAAATCCATTTCATCCTTTTTTGGTCTCCCCAGTGTGTcctttttacaaaatatttcttcagtttgATGAAATGAATGGAAACGAGCAGTTGTTGGCATTTGTCCTGTTTGTGTTGTTAACCTTCATCCACCGCTCTCCATACCTGGAAGGTGGCTGCAGTCAGTCTCCAGCTGAAGGTCTGGAGACCCAAGCTCTGCTCTTGGCAGTGTCACAGGCCCACTGAGTGACTTTGATCAAGTCTAATCAAATCTCAGATTTCTTTTGAATACTAATATTTGTCCTGTTCTATAAAGCTATATTTTACTTATATTTTAGCAGTATATTCCAACATAtccttttccccattttacAGCTGGGGGGGGAATTGTGGTAAAAGTAAGAGAAGTGATTTTTCCCCAAAGTCTAGCACAGTGGTGTGTAGACCACACTGACTGCCTGGAGGAATAGTGAAGCACAACTGGCATCCCAGCTTTGCAGAAAGAGAGGTGTCACTGTTGTGTGTTCTTAAATACATCTTGCATGAGCAACCACAACACAGCTTCACTTTTGCCTGGTGTCATACACGTGAGAAAGCTGCCTAAGATGTCTAtgcaagagaaaacatttccactgaaatattaattaatctgactaattaatatatttgaagAACTAATAAAGTGGTTGAatagcacaaatattttaaccacaactttacaaaaattaaaaagcaaaagtcTTGCCTAAGAGATTTTTAGAATATATAAAAACCCTCCAGACTTCAGTATCATTTTCCAcaagaaggaacagaaaaatattttcaaatacattttttccagttttaagaATTTCTTAGAACTTTGGAATTTCGTTCCAGTGATCTTGTAGTCTGAACAAGAACAATCACACAACCACTACAGAGTACCATGTACGTCAGCAATCTGTTATTATCCACTTTTCTCAACAACAGCACGCAATACATCAGAGCTTTGCAGTATGATCTTACTTTTCCAACTGTTGTTGACATCTCTGAAGTATACCTACAACAGATAACAATCCAAGTACAAATTCACATTTAactttttccccagaaaaaaggttaaaaaaaaaaatgctgtccAACCAACATCTGCCTAGCATGTCTAACAAAGCACAGGCTGCATACAAGTGAGAcgaaaatttaaataaaatctgggCAGATCATCTCCAAGAGTCCATGGAGAGTTGCATTGAGATCTATTGAGCTTTTCCCCATTTCCATATCAATTATTATATCATTTGGGGCATTAAGTAGATAATACTGTTTACACAACTTTCTAAAATAACTAAAGAAGCCCATGAGAATGCCTAGTTACTTATGAAACATATGCAGACAAGATGCTCTCTGTGCAATGCAGCATCTTGTTTACAGGGAATCCTGTGATCTTTATCACATACTTGTTATTAACTCCTGTTATCTGCTGCATCACTGGAGGATAATATTTGCTTTCCTGAATCTTAATAAGGCTAAATACATTTATTGAATTCAACGGATTTGTACAATCAGCATGGGAGTCGAGTTCAGGACACAACATGAAATCTAGGTTTCATGGCTCAGACAGCAGCTGAGCAAATCAAATcaagaatgtttatttttttattagatcaaaggcaggagaaagaTGTGTTGAAAAACTAAACACAGTTGTAATGGTGTAAAATACTGAATGTCAATTCCCATCTGGATGAGGTGAGAACCCCAAAGAACCAATCTATTTACATTAAGATCACATTACAACATATGTTCATCACGCTTTgtgagtatatatatataatctatAGATGCACAAGACACAAATTTTCATGTCAGACCAGTAAGAGCTGAGAGTAGCTACACTGAAATAAGTTATAATGTAGTTGAGAGCAGAGTAAGTTCTACTGTCTGTATAAACATGTGCACAACCCCCATACTCAGTGGCTGCGTGGATGGACAGATGGTCAATGAGGGGAAAGAGCAAACAAATTTGAATGTTTTGATGCTTAATAAATGTTTGCCAAGTGTTTAAGGAATTTGGATCAAAGGTACTTTTACAAGTACCACATggttttatatacatatatgtaaatggagagagagagtgtCATAGTTTTAAACATACAAGCTTCTTTTATTAGGAATAGGACTACATTTGTAAGTCTGTGATTAttcagaaaaatgctgcagaggAATACACTGGATGAACTTTAATATACTAATCTCTCCAAACTAGcactatttaaatatttttcattccagaCAGTGCGAGATTCTGTGATAACCAAAAGGAGATCGTAAagaattttactgaaaatacgGATTTAAATTCCACTATTCTTCCTGGTTAGCAGTGGTTCTAAAGGCTTCGCAtgccctggcaggggctgcagtgCCACTAGATGGAGCCGCAGCATTTTCAGGAGCTCAGGACCCCACCAGCTCAAGggaatggaaatgaaaactttttttaatgacttgaattttattttttaaaaaaatctactcTAAAGCctaacatttaaattttaatatgattaaactaaatatatatttctcaACTCCATTGTGGGTTCAGACTGTAGCTCCTTGCTTTCCAGCTGTCCTTCAGGACAATTTACCACAGCCCTTTATCAGGCAGCTCTAGGAGCCGGCTGGaaagctgaaagagaaaatgttcttgCAGGCTTTTAGACCTGGTGAGTTCAAAGCCAGAGTCACTGCAGCGTCTCAGTTCCTACAGTACCTTTTCCTTCTGATCAAAAGGAACCAAGTAAAACTTACAACTCTTAAAAGAACTATCAAATAATGGGGGGAgggaagtaaaaataaatgggCCCATAATGCCTTCTGAATAGTGCTGGGGAGAGTTCAATGActccattttaaaaagctgcacTCCCAAGTATGAAAATGAGACCTGATTCTGTTTTGAGTCCAACTACTATGAAATATATCTGTTAATTTATGTACAGGCATAAATATACTGCAAACAGTATCCATGAGCATGTTTTGATTTTGAGCTTTGTCCTCTGGTTAGTAACACAGAAGGGGAAGATGTGATGACTAAACCTGGACCGTAGTTCCCAGTCATGTCCTTTATCTGTGCTTTAAGCAGCAAAATGTAGAAATGTTTTTGGAAGCAGCCCCTGAGAAACACAGCAGATCTAGCATAGGCCTGCAGCTCCTTGAGTTGTGCTCGTGATTTTTGTCAAGTTGCTGGGATGGCCTGGATTTGGAGACTGGCTTCTCCCCCCATGGAGTGCCAGCTGCAGACCAGAGTTTGAAAGCAGCCTCCCCCTgcatcaagattttttttttccaaaaggttTCTGCAGAATCTGCTAGCTGTTAGAAACAGCATGAGGGAACTGGGCAGTCCAGAGGCAGTAAAAAGCAGGAAGACTTTGCCaaagtctttgaaaaaataGTCTCAGGAGGTGAAATCTTTGAAGGGGTGTCTGCCTCCTTGCTATTCAGTTTCTTCCAGAAAtcatggaaggaaaagaaaaaaaatgaaaaagataagagagaggaagaaagaagagacaCACAATCTCAGAAGAAAAGACATGGATTTGGTTGTTTCTGTCACTGCACCTCACCTCCAGAAACAGCACTTTAAATGTGTGCTGAGTTCTCAGGGGGGGCACTTTCATGGACTCACTAATAATATATGGTGCTTTTATAGTGCTTCATATGTTCAGAACATTTTATAAATACTGGGCAAGATTAATCCAGGCTTTAAATCTGCATAAACCTTGGCAGAGGGCTCTGGTGCCCATGAGATTATAAAGTCTGCCATGAGACTAAATTATGATGATCAAAAAAAGGAGACTCAAAAAGGTGtagccaggaaaaaaagtttgctTTTTGTGAaacaagaagacagagaaaaaaaatctaggaaaagaaacaaatggtTGGTCAGTTGCATAAAGGTAtatgttttcattcatttaatCTCCTTTGGAGAACAAAGGGTCATGCAGATCTGTATGGTAAAAACAGTACCCCAGAGAGACTGACACAGAAAACTGGTTTTGGTTTATGCAGTTATAGTTTTCTTATCCTAAGAAGATAGCAGTGAGGAAACTTGGTTATAAGTAAACATAAACAACAGTATAAATTACATAGTCTTCACAAGCAGCAGTAAGCACAACTAACTTATTCCTTGATTATTATGCTCCATGTTCATCTGACTGGTCCACATAGCAACTGTAAGAGGCTTGATTTGTACTGCATCAGAATGTATTTTACACATACTTAgatttgaaatgtatttaaaattatgattTGTCCTGCTGTGCAGTAGCTTAATGATAACTGACCTAATTTGCCATATAAATCTCCTGTATaggaaaggaattaattttccttttgggAGGCAGAGCATTCTGAAACAACCTTTGtttgctgctgccaccccaAAGCCCTCCAAAACTTAAGGTAAGAGGCAGAGCATGAAGGCAGAAGAATATTCTTTATCTAATTTCAGCATGCTTTCCCTATTTTGGCCATCAATGCTCCCACTAGAGAGGATGAGGGAGCAgtaaacacagcaaaaagcatcaAGTGGAAAGTTGAGACAATGCACAGTTACACAGCTAACTACTGTCAGAGGAACCATGTGGTAGAGCTGGACAGATTATGTGTCACTCCAGAGGTTCAGTCATTCCCCTGGATGTATTTATAGCTGCTATTTTGCATCTGTTTCACAACATCACTTTGTGGCTCCAGAGatttctctgctccctcctcctgtcCCAGTCTAATCCCAGATTTATTCACTGAACACTGTAGTCTGAATGCATTCCCTCTCCAcaattttccttcttgttttggTAAACTTCTTAATTTCacaacagcacacacagccttaGAAACCTAAAAAGCTCAGCCTCTGAGCTTTTTTCAGACATACATGCTCCCTGCCCATCCTGCAGTACACCTTAGCTGCATCCTGTAGTAAATGCTCAGCTGCAGTCTGGACTATCAGGTGTTAGAAAGCACATCTCTGCAGAAGATGCAACTTGCTTAATCTACTAGCTATGGTTACAAGAGCTTATGTCTCCCTGTacagctgcatttaaaaatctgactttcctctacatattttttcattcttctttgtAACGCATGCCATACTTCAAATGCTGTCTTTCCTAACAGTGCAGCtttactcttcctttttttcactgcCGCTTAAGGTTTTCTTGCCTGTTGAAGGTACCCCTGAAGCATCTGCACTGGTCACACAGTTGCCATGATCTAAGGTTGCCACTGATACCCTTTGTCTCACtgctcagaaagcagcagggaaaagccaTGGAGGTGGAATTCTGCCAGTCTGACCTTCAGGACAAGCAGAGCTGTTACCAAACATGCAGGACCACCATTAGTAAGAGCACTGAACTAAAAACCTCCGGTTCCCTTCATGTTAGTCTAGAGCACCAGCACCTATTTCAGGCACCATCTCTCTTCTGTTTTGATGTATCTTCACAACCTACAATTTCTCTTCCATGAAGACACAATGGTGATGATCGAATTACTGCCTTAAAGAAACATTctatgtatttaaaagaaaaggatcaAAGGAAATCTTGCAACAATGAAAGAGGTCATATGCTAGTCTGATTTTCATTAAGATCTCCAggtctaggaaaaaaaaaattagctctCATCCTCCTTCCTCAGCATGTCACCGTGTCCCCCCTGACAGCTTCTGGCAACAATCTTCTTTTTTCAATCCTGAGAAACCAACTGAGGTTTCCTTGATCTCTAAGCCCCTTGCTCTGCAAAAACATTTGTATCATTTTGGATCCATGAGCCACGTCCCTCAAAGctatttgtttatttctccCGCTGTCTTCCTTATGGATGACTGAGGCCAGGTATCACAAAAAATTGTGTGGCTTTCCCATTTCTTATCAGCAGCAGTAAACGTTAGAACAATGTGTATATAAAGGGAGATCTGATAACCCACCCGTGTATTGCTTCACCTGCCACCTCCAGGTCATTCACAGCACTCACACAATCCATTCTGGCCAGCAGAGTTAGTGCAGTGCATTGCTCTGCTTGGATAATCACACCTCAAGCTTGCTAGAAAGCAATACACCGCATACTCTTACTCTTCTCATAAGAGAGAATTTGCCCATCTGCCTGTTTTAACTTTGAACTGAGTGCATAAGCTTCTACCTTCTCTTTACAagttggtgggggttttttagttgttttggttttcttttaaacgAATCTTTTTGGAATTTGTATGCAGTTCGCAGCTAATTTTAGCTTGATCAGAAAGTGCTCTGGGATTCTTGCATAAAAGGTGATATAGAAATATATTGCATTGCATTGTATCCAAATCAAATTCAACATAGTCAAAAATTAGCTATGGTAGTAAAAAACGCTGCAGGGACAAGGCTGGCACAGAGTCcgtgctgaaaaaaaaaagcctaaataGTTGTGATCTCTGTATTGTCACAGGTTGTCAAGGGCAATTTGAATCTGATGCTTTGAGACATGAGCTGATCACCACATAGAAATTGAGAAGGGATTTTTAATCAGTGGAAAACTGAGCTGCAGCCATACAGAAAAATACCAGTGGACCTGGAGTACCTAATGCTCATTAGTTGTGGGTAGGAGGGTAGATTCACTTACCTTTGTCCGTGCCCTGTTGGGAATGATGTAAGGCACAAGACAAGGATATCATGGTGGGTGAATCAATACTCAGAACTACTGAAAAAAGTCTTATTTTCTCCATAGaatgaagaagcagcagcactctgAGGTCAGAGCTAGGCAGTCAGGTATACATGGATAATTGCAAGCATTGCAGTTCCTATATGCAGTCTTCACAAACATGCATTGATTCACCACAGAATGGCTCctaaagaaaaggaattctTAAGATTTCTTAACATTCTCCCATGAGAGCAAGTTTCTTTTTCAATCCATTGTACTACTGTTACaaccttatttttattttcaagaattttcattgaatcacagaattcttCTCTGACACAGCTCACCTTTTAGAGATATTTTTCAATTGATCTAATCCATCCATTCTACCTAAGAACTCCTTtgcctgttaaaaaaaaacaacaaacctaaacaaaaaaccaaagacCTAAGGATGCATGTAAGATGTAGCATCATTAACAATTCTTTAATATATACAAGCAAATCTGGCAACTTTAAATCATGTTACTACTTTGAAACATGCCACAGACTGTCTTTTCCACTTTCTACTTTGTGAATCTTCATAGGGTTTTTAATACTCTTTCTACTTTTGCCATGATCAAAGGAAT is part of the Corvus moneduloides isolate bCorMon1 chromosome 12, bCorMon1.pri, whole genome shotgun sequence genome and harbors:
- the SNX20 gene encoding sorting nexin-20, with the translated sequence MDQDSHCTAERELLEAVSRITTSSTTNPSDEEENQPKAEISCQVRKENPEKDDTQDSSATLSPNSSMTTKELQEYWRNEKRQCKQIKLLFEIPSTRIVEHHLSKYVMYKIIILQTGSFDSNKSVIERRYSDFEKLHRNLLEEFSEEMEDVTFPKKTLTGNFTEEIINERKLAFKDYLRLLYSMKYIRRSKKFIDFLTRPELQEAYGCLRGGQYTKALEILLEVIGLQERLTRGNPVSVVPTLCAIVVCHKDLENPASAFEYGEKALSRLCVHTSHRYYIPLLETMITLAYELGKDFLSLQEKLEEWKTKKDPIRIFTLKELAVREYVQ